From a region of the Caldalkalibacillus thermarum genome:
- a CDS encoding M50 family metallopeptidase, translated as MSKVAVHPVFYVLILFALLHGFIYDLLLLFMIVIIHELGHVCTALSLGWRLKKVELLPFGGVVEVEEHGNKSPREECWVIVAGPLTNVIMIIVAWLFLKLELWSPAFSYVFIEYNLVILIFNLLPMWPLDGGKLLQLGFSLVLPYKKAIQHSLLVSGGCFVFYVLGVIFFFPYYFSLWVMAVFLFISQWMEWKQAPYQFMRFLLERQKQHQRDELNDLDVLSVALSPQHSINEALEHMFRHKRHYFCLITPGGKVENVLSEQELLHCFFNGYGGHRAVGDVFR; from the coding sequence TTGAGTAAAGTTGCTGTTCACCCTGTGTTTTATGTGCTGATTTTATTTGCTTTGTTGCATGGATTTATCTATGACCTGCTCCTGTTGTTCATGATTGTGATCATTCATGAGCTGGGTCATGTTTGCACCGCATTAAGCCTGGGCTGGCGCCTGAAAAAAGTGGAACTGTTGCCTTTTGGCGGCGTTGTGGAGGTAGAAGAACATGGAAATAAATCGCCGCGTGAAGAATGCTGGGTGATTGTTGCCGGTCCGCTGACGAACGTGATCATGATCATCGTGGCCTGGCTGTTTCTAAAGTTGGAACTGTGGAGCCCGGCCTTTAGCTATGTGTTTATCGAATATAACCTGGTGATTCTCATCTTTAATTTGCTCCCCATGTGGCCGCTGGATGGAGGAAAATTGTTACAGTTGGGATTTAGTCTGGTCTTGCCGTATAAAAAAGCGATTCAACACTCTCTGCTGGTGAGTGGAGGGTGTTTTGTTTTCTATGTTCTGGGTGTGATATTCTTTTTTCCTTATTACTTCTCGTTATGGGTTATGGCCGTGTTTCTGTTTATTTCCCAGTGGATGGAATGGAAGCAGGCCCCCTATCAATTTATGCGCTTTTTGCTGGAGAGACAAAAGCAGCATCAGCGTGATGAGCTTAATGATCTGGATGTGTTAAGCGTCGCCTTGTCTCCCCAGCACAGCATCAATGAAGCCCTTGAGCATATGTTTCGCCATAAGCGCCATTATTTTTGCCTGATCACCCCAGGAGGCAAAGTGGAAAATGTGCTGAGTGAACAAGAACTCTTGCATTGTTTTTTTAACGGTTACGGCGGTCATCGTGCGGTAGGGGACGTTTTTCGGTAA
- a CDS encoding Rne/Rng family ribonuclease: protein MRRTVVIQREGTKTEVAVLENGRLAEYLAETDGEQRTGAIYKGRIIDVLPGLDACFVDIGLSKPAYLQKEDLLAVQQAEHGGEPLDITGLVKRGETLLVQVKKEGRDAKGPKVTANIKLVGPYLIYLPYGGQLKFSRRITDSNQLRRLSAWGEGWLQEKEGLILRTAAQEIDTDTLAKEGERLRQTWVNVKHTASQREAPCLIAEQEGLLEQVVSHLVSPGPTECLINDQRLYARLEKKLQPLKHVTLSLCSAEKSLFEACGVSEEINTLFQRKVWLKSGGYLVIEETETLTVIDVNTGRCTGQDHWEQTALLVNLEAAQELARQIRLRDIGGMIVIDFLHLKGEEGRQQVLKALEKALEADRKETHVLGYTALGLVEMTRKKTTESLWHRWTRPCSVCHGRGRVKKESGKNNTQGNRQPY from the coding sequence TTGAGGCGGACAGTAGTCATCCAGAGAGAAGGGACCAAGACAGAAGTGGCTGTGCTCGAAAATGGCCGGCTGGCAGAATATCTGGCTGAAACCGATGGTGAACAAAGAACAGGCGCCATATACAAAGGACGGATCATAGATGTGCTGCCGGGGCTGGATGCTTGTTTTGTGGACATTGGTCTTTCTAAGCCAGCCTATTTACAGAAAGAGGATCTTTTAGCCGTTCAACAAGCGGAACACGGGGGAGAGCCGTTGGATATCACCGGTTTGGTGAAGCGTGGCGAAACGCTTCTGGTGCAGGTTAAGAAGGAAGGTAGGGATGCTAAAGGCCCCAAGGTCACTGCCAACATTAAGCTTGTGGGCCCCTATCTGATTTATTTGCCTTATGGCGGGCAGCTGAAGTTTTCCAGGCGGATCACAGACAGTAACCAGCTCAGGCGGTTGTCGGCCTGGGGAGAAGGTTGGCTGCAGGAGAAGGAAGGTCTCATTTTGCGCACGGCTGCCCAGGAGATAGACACAGACACCTTGGCCAAAGAGGGGGAGCGGTTGCGGCAGACCTGGGTCAATGTGAAGCACACGGCCAGCCAGCGGGAGGCACCGTGCCTGATTGCTGAACAGGAGGGCCTCCTGGAGCAGGTGGTCAGCCACCTTGTAAGCCCCGGGCCGACAGAGTGCCTGATCAATGATCAACGGCTCTATGCCAGGTTAGAAAAAAAGCTGCAGCCGCTAAAGCATGTGACCCTTTCATTATGCTCTGCAGAGAAGTCTTTGTTTGAAGCCTGTGGTGTCTCAGAAGAAATAAACACATTGTTTCAACGCAAAGTGTGGTTAAAGAGCGGGGGCTACCTGGTCATTGAGGAGACGGAAACTTTAACGGTGATCGACGTCAACACCGGGCGCTGTACAGGTCAGGATCATTGGGAACAAACCGCATTACTGGTTAATCTGGAAGCGGCGCAGGAATTGGCCAGACAAATCCGCCTGCGGGACATTGGCGGCATGATTGTGATTGACTTCCTTCATTTAAAAGGGGAAGAAGGGCGCCAACAGGTATTGAAAGCGCTGGAAAAAGCGCTAGAGGCTGACCGCAAAGAAACCCATGTGCTGGGGTATACGGCTTTGGGACTCGTGGAGATGACCAGGAAAAAAACCACGGAGAGCCTGTGGCACAGATGGACCCGTCCCTGTTCGGTGTGTCATGGAAGAGGAAGGGTCAAAAAGGAGAGCGGGAAAAACAACACACAGGGTAATCGGCAGCCATATTGA
- the rplU gene encoding 50S ribosomal protein L21, whose translation MYAIIETGGKQYKVEEGTELYVEKLNAAEGETVTFDTVLLVNKDGEVKVGTPTVDGATVTGKVLEHGKGKKIIVYKYKPKKNYRRKQGHRQPYTKVKIESINA comes from the coding sequence ATGTACGCGATTATCGAAACAGGCGGGAAACAGTACAAGGTTGAAGAAGGAACCGAATTATATGTGGAAAAATTGAACGCAGCTGAAGGGGAAACAGTAACCTTTGACACTGTACTGCTCGTCAACAAAGACGGTGAAGTAAAAGTAGGCACGCCCACTGTAGACGGGGCAACCGTGACAGGAAAAGTTTTAGAGCACGGTAAGGGCAAAAAAATCATTGTCTACAAATACAAGCCCAAGAAAAATTACCGCCGTAAACAAGGTCACCGTCAACCCTATACCAAAGTGAAGATTGAGTCAATCAATGCTTAA
- a CDS encoding ribosomal-processing cysteine protease Prp, giving the protein MINIHIYRDQNGAIDAFNLHGHAGFAQKGEDIVCAAVSALTFGTINAIEHLLNLSLSLEMREKDGFLHCAVPDIHDQATQEKVQLLLEAMVLSLQSVEADYGDYVKLTVHLANR; this is encoded by the coding sequence GTGATTAATATACACATTTATCGCGATCAAAACGGAGCGATTGACGCGTTTAACCTCCACGGGCATGCCGGATTTGCCCAAAAAGGAGAAGATATTGTCTGTGCGGCTGTTTCAGCTTTAACCTTTGGCACGATCAATGCCATTGAACACTTGCTGAATCTGTCCCTTTCCCTCGAGATGAGGGAAAAGGACGGCTTTCTCCACTGTGCCGTTCCTGACATTCATGATCAGGCGACACAAGAGAAAGTTCAGCTGCTGCTTGAAGCGATGGTCCTCTCTCTGCAGTCTGTGGAAGCCGACTACGGGGACTATGTCAAGCTAACGGTACACTTGGCAAACAGGTGA
- the rpmA gene encoding 50S ribosomal protein L27 produces MLKMNLQFFAQKKGVGSTKNGRDSISKRLGVKRADGQMVRAGNILVRQRGTRIYPGLNVAKGGDDTLFATADGVVKFERLGRDRKKVSVYPVAQ; encoded by the coding sequence ATGCTGAAAATGAATTTGCAGTTCTTTGCTCAGAAAAAAGGGGTGGGCAGCACCAAAAACGGCCGTGATTCCATTTCCAAACGTCTGGGTGTGAAGCGTGCCGATGGTCAAATGGTGCGTGCCGGCAACATTTTGGTTCGTCAACGCGGTACAAGAATTTACCCCGGCCTTAACGTGGCCAAAGGGGGAGACGACACCCTTTTTGCTACAGCAGACGGGGTTGTTAAGTTTGAACGTCTTGGACGTGACCGTAAGAAAGTGAGTGTTTACCCTGTTGCCCAATAA
- a CDS encoding Spo0B domain-containing protein, translating to MNPVTNKDEREIKKKIIDHLRHYRHDMLNHIQMVKSYVQLGRLADVQRYIDHMTLQAHQESLLSQLGDPELAYLLLTYNYQRDHKLHLDVEVNLEAEQMRQIGREHPHAFHLVHRLIELVETGCKLVPFEKPPQLYLLFEGDDHCLSVMCDYRGNWAPDIGCRHLLELQDKVLRCQGKLVEKVQTEQQLTLEIICPWASVR from the coding sequence GTGAATCCAGTGACAAATAAGGATGAGCGGGAGATCAAAAAAAAGATCATTGACCATCTGCGCCACTACCGCCATGACATGCTCAATCATATCCAGATGGTCAAGAGCTATGTCCAGCTGGGCCGTTTGGCTGATGTCCAGCGTTATATCGATCACATGACCCTGCAGGCACACCAGGAATCTTTGTTGTCCCAACTGGGAGATCCTGAGTTGGCTTATTTGCTGTTAACTTACAATTATCAGCGGGACCATAAGCTGCACTTGGACGTAGAAGTGAATCTGGAAGCGGAACAGATGCGCCAGATCGGCCGGGAACATCCCCACGCCTTTCACCTTGTCCACCGGCTGATTGAGCTGGTGGAAACGGGATGCAAACTGGTTCCATTTGAAAAACCTCCCCAGCTGTATCTGTTGTTTGAAGGTGACGACCATTGCCTGTCTGTCATGTGTGACTACCGGGGAAACTGGGCCCCGGATATCGGTTGCCGCCACCTCTTAGAGTTACAGGATAAGGTGCTGCGCTGCCAGGGTAAACTAGTGGAAAAAGTCCAGACTGAACAGCAACTGACGCTAGAAATCATTTGTCCATGGGCAAGTGTTAGGTAA
- the obgE gene encoding GTPase ObgE: protein MFVDVVSIYVKGGDGGNGMVAFRREKYVPHGGPAGGDGGKGGDVVLEVDEGLNTLMDFRYNKHFKAKNGENGRSKGQHGKGAPDLVIKVPPGTLVKDEESGQVIADLVKHGQRVVVAQGGRGGRGNIRFATPSNPAPYIAENGEPGEEKRLTLELKVLADVGLVGFPSVGKSTLLSVVSAAKPKIADYHFTTLAPNLGVVRVDDMKSFVMADLPGLIEGAHQGVGLGHQFLRHIERTRVIVHVIDMAGSEGRDPYEDYTTINNELKLYDYRLEERPQIIAANKMDLPGAEENLQAFRRKLADDIPVYPISAVTKQGVKELVYAIYELLETIPEDAFLLTPREDEAHVTYMYEEEQPDFRVYRENDVFVVEGEKIERLLKMTNFNYEEGARRFARILRKMGVDDELRRLGATDGDTVRILDYEFEFID, encoded by the coding sequence ATGTTTGTAGATGTGGTGTCCATTTATGTCAAAGGCGGAGACGGCGGAAACGGGATGGTCGCTTTTCGCCGTGAAAAATATGTGCCTCACGGCGGTCCGGCTGGAGGGGATGGCGGCAAAGGGGGAGATGTTGTCCTCGAGGTGGACGAAGGATTGAACACTTTAATGGATTTCCGTTATAACAAACATTTTAAAGCTAAAAACGGTGAAAACGGGCGTTCCAAGGGACAGCACGGCAAAGGTGCCCCGGATCTTGTGATCAAGGTACCTCCGGGAACGCTGGTCAAAGATGAAGAAAGCGGCCAAGTGATCGCTGACCTTGTTAAACACGGCCAACGCGTTGTCGTAGCCCAAGGGGGGCGGGGTGGACGAGGCAACATTCGCTTTGCCACGCCCAGCAATCCCGCGCCATATATTGCTGAAAACGGGGAGCCAGGAGAAGAAAAACGGCTGACGCTGGAGCTGAAGGTGCTGGCTGATGTGGGACTGGTTGGTTTTCCTAGCGTGGGGAAATCTACACTGCTTTCCGTTGTTTCGGCTGCCAAGCCCAAGATCGCCGATTATCACTTTACGACGCTCGCCCCTAATCTGGGCGTGGTCAGGGTGGACGACATGAAAAGCTTTGTGATGGCCGATCTCCCCGGATTAATTGAAGGCGCCCATCAAGGGGTTGGACTGGGTCACCAGTTTTTGCGCCATATTGAGCGCACGCGGGTGATTGTCCACGTCATCGACATGGCTGGCAGTGAAGGGCGGGACCCCTATGAAGACTATACAACCATTAATAACGAGTTAAAGCTGTATGACTACCGTTTGGAAGAACGCCCCCAGATTATTGCAGCCAATAAGATGGATCTTCCTGGAGCGGAAGAGAACCTGCAGGCGTTTCGCCGGAAACTGGCTGATGACATTCCTGTCTATCCCATTTCTGCCGTGACGAAACAAGGGGTCAAGGAGCTGGTCTATGCCATTTATGAATTGTTAGAGACGATTCCAGAAGATGCTTTCCTGCTTACGCCCCGAGAAGATGAAGCCCATGTGACGTATATGTATGAAGAAGAACAACCAGATTTTCGTGTTTATCGTGAAAATGACGTCTTTGTTGTAGAGGGCGAAAAAATTGAGCGGTTGTTAAAAATGACTAACTTCAACTATGAGGAAGGCGCCCGGCGTTTTGCCCGCATTTTGCGCAAGATGGGGGTTGACGATGAATTGCGCAGGCTGGGGGCCACTGACGGTGATACGGTGCGTATTTTAGACTATGAATTTGAATTTATCGATTAA
- a CDS encoding gamma-glutamyl-gamma-aminobutyrate hydrolase family protein, with amino-acid sequence MSVKIGITTGLEGERKITLSQDNVDAVVQAGGLPFLLPNLWDASCIPEMARELDGLLLTGGGDIDPTLFGEEPHPKLGTITPRRDFFEYHLIRLFLEQNKPVLAICRGCQILNVAAGGDMYQDIGAQHNQKILQHTQLAPRAHASHYVQIEQNSLLFSIIGKERIKVNSFHHQAIRRPAQGFEVSGWASDGVIEAFESKCHRFILGIQWHPECMAVQGDQDALKLFRAFVHAARQA; translated from the coding sequence ATGAGCGTCAAAATCGGCATTACCACAGGATTGGAAGGGGAACGGAAGATCACACTGTCACAGGATAATGTGGATGCAGTGGTTCAAGCGGGGGGGCTTCCGTTTCTCTTGCCCAACCTGTGGGATGCGTCCTGTATCCCGGAGATGGCCAGAGAGTTGGATGGATTGTTACTGACAGGGGGAGGAGACATTGACCCCACCTTGTTTGGAGAGGAGCCCCATCCCAAGCTGGGGACGATCACGCCCCGGCGAGATTTTTTTGAATACCATTTGATCCGTCTGTTTTTAGAACAAAACAAACCTGTTTTAGCCATTTGCCGGGGCTGCCAAATCTTAAATGTTGCTGCGGGAGGCGACATGTACCAGGATATTGGGGCCCAGCACAATCAAAAGATTTTGCAGCATACCCAGCTTGCGCCCAGAGCCCATGCCTCCCATTATGTGCAGATTGAGCAAAACTCCCTGTTATTTTCCATTATCGGCAAAGAACGGATCAAGGTGAACAGTTTTCACCACCAGGCTATCCGCCGTCCGGCACAAGGTTTTGAAGTGAGCGGCTGGGCCAGTGATGGCGTAATTGAAGCGTTTGAAAGCAAGTGTCACCGCTTTATCCTGGGCATTCAATGGCACCCGGAATGTATGGCGGTGCAAGGGGACCAGGATGCACTAAAGCTGTTCAGAGCGTTTGTCCATGCCGCTAGGCAAGCCTGA
- a CDS encoding ACT domain-containing protein, whose protein sequence is MAVHNTRDKDTFYLIRADILPESMQKTIEAKKLLETGVVHSIQEAVERVKLSRSAFYKYKDAIFPFNAAMKQKIITISVNLEHRTGVLSRMLSYIAQNRGNILTINQSIPLQGLAHVILSIDTAQMDMDATQLAEGLKGLDGVQKVMIIGQET, encoded by the coding sequence ATGGCTGTGCACAACACTCGAGATAAAGATACCTTTTACCTGATACGTGCCGACATCTTGCCAGAATCGATGCAAAAAACCATCGAAGCCAAAAAGCTTTTAGAAACCGGTGTGGTTCACTCGATTCAGGAAGCGGTGGAGAGGGTTAAACTGAGCCGCAGTGCCTTTTATAAATACAAGGATGCCATTTTTCCTTTTAATGCGGCCATGAAGCAGAAGATTATAACCATATCTGTCAATTTGGAACACCGGACTGGGGTATTGTCCCGCATGTTAAGCTACATTGCCCAAAACAGAGGCAATATTTTGACCATTAATCAATCTATTCCCTTGCAAGGTCTGGCCCACGTCATTTTGTCCATTGATACAGCCCAAATGGATATGGACGCCACCCAATTGGCTGAAGGATTAAAAGGGCTGGATGGCGTCCAAAAGGTGATGATTATTGGCCAGGAAACTTAA
- the safA gene encoding SafA/ExsA family spore coat assembly protein: MKIHIVQKGDTLWKLAEKYGVDFEKLKQVNTHLAHPDQLLPGMKVKIPVGPVQAKKPAPAPKHVVKEKPITVPEPEVKPKEVPKSEVKVEVPKEVPKEKDYELLKALLKKAAPHVLKKLLLEEKPEVINQIKIELDMAHLNQMQQTHFNPMYQIQQQPVHMYQQPIQMPVYHPPVKPEPKPPKFEPKKPAEPKKIPVEEVKPKAKVKPVPPPPAPKHEPFYPYPAYFPAAKPMYPKWPHCGPVYHPPGCHPAAPYWMLPQAPGHPKPYSMPPYGGHTHGTYMPQEMNAADGQRED; encoded by the coding sequence GTGAAGATTCATATTGTCCAAAAAGGGGATACATTGTGGAAATTGGCCGAAAAATATGGTGTAGACTTTGAAAAACTGAAGCAGGTGAACACCCATTTAGCCCATCCAGACCAGCTTCTGCCCGGAATGAAAGTGAAAATTCCTGTCGGACCGGTGCAGGCTAAAAAACCAGCCCCGGCTCCAAAACATGTGGTGAAAGAAAAGCCCATAACAGTGCCTGAGCCTGAGGTCAAGCCCAAAGAAGTACCTAAGTCTGAAGTGAAGGTAGAAGTGCCGAAAGAAGTGCCGAAAGAAAAAGATTACGAATTGCTGAAAGCGTTGCTTAAAAAGGCAGCACCCCATGTCTTGAAAAAGTTGTTGCTGGAAGAAAAGCCGGAAGTGATCAATCAAATTAAAATTGAACTGGATATGGCCCATCTTAATCAGATGCAGCAAACCCACTTCAACCCCATGTACCAGATCCAACAGCAGCCCGTCCATATGTACCAGCAGCCAATCCAGATGCCTGTGTATCATCCCCCAGTTAAACCTGAACCCAAACCACCCAAATTTGAACCTAAAAAGCCTGCTGAACCGAAAAAAATACCGGTGGAAGAAGTGAAGCCGAAGGCAAAGGTGAAACCAGTCCCACCGCCGCCTGCTCCTAAACATGAACCATTCTATCCATACCCGGCATACTTCCCTGCGGCTAAACCCATGTACCCCAAATGGCCACACTGTGGTCCGGTCTATCATCCTCCAGGCTGTCATCCCGCTGCCCCTTATTGGATGCTGCCGCAAGCCCCTGGGCATCCCAAGCCATATAGTATGCCGCCTTATGGCGGTCATACGCACGGGACTTATATGCCCCAGGAAATGAATGCTGCCGATGGACAACGGGAGGACTAA
- a CDS encoding phosphotransferase → MNESELKHFKQSFYKGYGKRIKTLDVIRPHHVYAAVTDADCFVVKFFRDANLLGWQHRCIQQLLDKETRGVVPFLPNKHRSVINEFEGRMYGVMPFIPGKSIDLNHASHVQNSLRLLAYFHRQGGGIFGRQPAVPVQSKLYADWHERYVQFKHSFRDLPRRKNQDGLLQVVSRMAGEALEWAERTLDAFPQAYMLYLEEEAQWERQIAHLDIAPHNFLVIDDRYFYVIDYDRVAYAPPLVDVVQFFNMVLPSARWEYDAVKQLLSHYEHVFPVPKEQKRLVFLLLVFPHDVFRKWLGVWRREANFHPQQVYRYFQELEQNWDRRRTFVQRCLAMVK, encoded by the coding sequence ATGAACGAATCGGAACTGAAACACTTCAAACAGTCTTTTTATAAGGGATATGGAAAAAGGATTAAAACGCTAGATGTGATTCGCCCTCACCATGTTTATGCGGCTGTTACAGATGCCGATTGTTTTGTGGTCAAGTTTTTCAGGGATGCCAACCTGTTAGGCTGGCAGCACCGCTGTATACAGCAGTTGTTGGACAAGGAAACAAGGGGTGTTGTGCCTTTTCTGCCCAATAAACATCGTTCTGTGATTAACGAATTCGAGGGGCGCATGTACGGTGTGATGCCCTTCATACCGGGTAAATCCATCGATCTCAATCACGCCTCCCATGTGCAAAACAGTCTCAGGTTGCTCGCTTATTTTCACCGGCAAGGCGGGGGAATATTTGGACGCCAACCCGCCGTTCCGGTTCAATCAAAACTCTATGCCGATTGGCACGAACGTTATGTTCAGTTTAAGCACTCATTTCGAGATTTACCGCGGAGGAAAAACCAGGATGGTCTGTTGCAGGTGGTTAGCCGTATGGCAGGTGAAGCCTTGGAGTGGGCGGAACGCACCCTTGATGCGTTTCCGCAAGCTTATATGCTTTATTTAGAAGAAGAGGCCCAATGGGAACGGCAAATCGCCCATCTGGATATTGCCCCGCACAATTTTTTAGTGATTGATGATCGTTATTTTTATGTGATTGATTATGACCGGGTGGCTTACGCCCCTCCCCTTGTGGATGTGGTCCAATTTTTTAACATGGTTTTGCCCTCTGCCAGATGGGAGTATGATGCAGTGAAACAACTGTTATCCCATTACGAACATGTTTTTCCGGTGCCGAAAGAGCAAAAACGCCTGGTTTTCTTGCTTCTTGTTTTTCCCCATGATGTATTCAGAAAGTGGCTTGGTGTTTGGCGCCGGGAGGCCAACTTCCATCCGCAACAGGTGTACCGCTATTTTCAGGAGCTGGAACAAAACTGGGACCGCCGCAGAACATTTGTCCAACGTTGTCTGGCTATGGTAAAATAA
- the nadE gene encoding NAD(+) synthase, with product MDKKIEFTVDWLKALAKNAGATGLLVGVSGGVDSALTAFLIKKAFPDHSLGVILPCDSNPQDREDALTVVKAAKLKHVEIDLTPTFRTLSQTVKQELENQGEWNGEKERLSLANLKARLRMSTLYLLAQNYNYLVVGTDNAAEWHLGYFTKYGDGGVDCVPLANLTKGEVRRWAAYVGVPEHIINKAPTAGLWPGQTDEEEMGTTYEMVDRYLEGKEIPEKDRQMIERLHKRSAHKRQMPPKPPVFK from the coding sequence TTGGACAAGAAAATCGAGTTTACCGTGGACTGGTTAAAAGCGCTGGCCAAAAACGCCGGAGCGACCGGCCTGTTGGTGGGCGTAAGTGGAGGCGTTGATTCTGCTTTAACCGCCTTTTTGATTAAAAAAGCTTTTCCCGATCACTCTTTAGGGGTTATTTTACCCTGTGACAGCAACCCTCAAGACCGTGAAGATGCCTTAACCGTGGTGAAGGCAGCTAAGTTGAAACATGTGGAAATCGACTTGACGCCCACCTTTCGGACATTGTCCCAAACCGTTAAGCAGGAGCTTGAAAACCAAGGTGAATGGAACGGGGAAAAGGAGCGGTTAAGCCTGGCCAATTTGAAAGCGCGGTTGCGCATGAGCACGTTGTATCTTTTGGCCCAGAATTATAACTATTTAGTTGTGGGAACAGATAATGCAGCAGAGTGGCACCTGGGATATTTTACTAAATACGGTGACGGCGGTGTGGACTGTGTGCCCCTGGCCAACTTAACCAAAGGAGAAGTGCGGCGTTGGGCCGCCTATGTTGGGGTTCCGGAACACATTATTAATAAAGCGCCTACTGCCGGGTTGTGGCCGGGGCAAACGGATGAAGAGGAAATGGGGACCACCTATGAGATGGTGGACCGTTACTTAGAGGGCAAGGAAATTCCGGAAAAAGACCGCCAGATGATTGAGCGCCTGCATAAGCGCTCAGCCCATAAGCGGCAGATGCCTCCCAAACCGCCTGTTTTCAAATAG
- a CDS encoding YhcN/YlaJ family sporulation lipoprotein yields MKKLALGLTMALTISAAVACAPADDDMSYEGYRVPDRQEARQDVRGFDANRQDMWGGFTRNRQFGRYDDTGLRGLRQYHRYGERGMFERYGDPLGPRDRTLGYDWMRGDLRLRDRDGVTDIGGPTGVGRTDRFAHPDLRLAQRLADRCQNIQGVRNAEVIVYEDDVIVGVQPERGQNEQELESRVESVLRDQVRGKEIHIITDRDQFNRLGEINRALRDGQPIGNFVRDLGDMIQDVGRAVTEPFRR; encoded by the coding sequence ATGAAAAAATTAGCCCTAGGTTTAACCATGGCCTTGACCATTTCAGCAGCTGTTGCCTGCGCGCCAGCCGACGACGATATGAGTTATGAAGGCTACCGTGTTCCTGACCGTCAAGAAGCGAGGCAGGATGTCCGTGGTTTTGATGCCAACCGGCAAGATATGTGGGGCGGTTTTACCCGTAACCGTCAATTTGGCCGCTATGATGATACAGGCCTGAGAGGGTTAAGACAATATCACCGCTATGGTGAGCGCGGCATGTTTGAACGGTATGGTGATCCCCTAGGTCCGCGTGATCGTACCCTTGGCTATGATTGGATGAGGGGAGATCTCAGACTGAGGGATCGTGATGGTGTCACCGACATAGGCGGCCCAACCGGCGTTGGACGGACCGACCGCTTTGCCCATCCTGATTTGCGCTTAGCACAGCGTTTGGCTGACCGTTGTCAAAATATCCAGGGCGTGCGCAATGCTGAAGTCATCGTATATGAAGATGACGTCATTGTTGGCGTGCAGCCTGAACGGGGTCAAAACGAACAGGAGCTTGAGTCCCGCGTTGAGTCGGTTTTAAGGGATCAAGTCAGAGGAAAAGAGATCCATATCATCACGGATCGTGACCAGTTTAACCGGTTGGGTGAAATTAATCGCGCTCTGCGTGATGGACAGCCTATTGGCAACTTTGTCCGCGATCTTGGTGACATGATTCAAGATGTCGGGCGTGCTGTCACCGAACCTTTCAGACGATAA
- a CDS encoding YebC/PmpR family DNA-binding transcriptional regulator codes for MAGHSKWKNIQHRKERQDAKRAKIFTKISKEIYAAVKNGGPDPDQNPRLRMALHKAKQANMPNDNIQRTIKKATGDVEGLTYEEIVYEGYGPHGVAIMVDVLTDNRNRSAAEVRHLFNKHGGNLGESGCVAYLFERKGLIVVDKEAAPLGEDDLMLLAIEAGAEDLRVEDDAYEVVTAPGDYETVKQALETKQIPLAETQITMLPTTTVQLNDEQKEQVMKLIDALEDSDDVQNVYTNVDW; via the coding sequence ATGGCTGGACATTCCAAATGGAAAAATATACAGCATCGTAAAGAAAGACAGGATGCAAAACGAGCCAAAATTTTCACCAAAATTTCAAAGGAAATTTATGCTGCGGTGAAAAACGGGGGACCGGACCCCGATCAAAATCCCCGCTTGCGCATGGCATTGCACAAAGCAAAGCAGGCCAACATGCCTAACGATAATATTCAGCGCACGATTAAGAAAGCAACGGGGGACGTTGAAGGGCTTACTTATGAGGAGATTGTTTATGAAGGATATGGTCCCCATGGTGTGGCCATCATGGTTGACGTGTTAACGGACAACCGTAACCGCTCGGCTGCAGAGGTGCGCCATTTGTTCAACAAGCATGGCGGCAACCTGGGTGAAAGCGGGTGTGTGGCCTATTTGTTCGAGCGCAAAGGGCTGATTGTTGTGGATAAAGAAGCGGCTCCCCTTGGAGAAGATGACCTGATGCTTTTGGCGATTGAAGCCGGCGCGGAAGATCTGCGGGTGGAAGACGATGCTTATGAAGTGGTGACAGCACCAGGCGATTATGAAACGGTAAAGCAGGCTTTGGAAACGAAACAAATTCCGCTTGCTGAAACACAGATCACCATGCTGCCGACGACCACTGTCCAACTGAATGATGAGCAAAAAGAGCAGGTCATGAAGTTAATTGACGCCTTGGAAGACAGTGATGATGTGCAAAACGTATATACCAATGTAGACTGGTAG